A window of the Natronospira proteinivora genome harbors these coding sequences:
- a CDS encoding asparaginase domain-containing protein, giving the protein MNQPTAQESGAHDGIRIITTGGTIDKIYFDARSQFEVGDPVIGHVLEEALVKHPWTVQELMQKDSLEIDDADRLRIREAVQSAPEKRILITHGTDTMAKTAEAIAETGDRTVVLTGSLSPARFRSSDAIFNIGAAFAATQCLPAGTWLFMNGQVFKAGDVKKNLDSNCFEAL; this is encoded by the coding sequence GTGAATCAGCCAACGGCTCAGGAAAGCGGTGCTCATGACGGTATTCGAATCATTACCACCGGTGGGACCATCGACAAGATCTATTTTGATGCCCGCAGTCAGTTTGAGGTGGGGGATCCGGTTATCGGTCATGTACTGGAAGAGGCCTTGGTGAAGCACCCCTGGACCGTTCAGGAATTGATGCAGAAAGACAGTCTCGAGATCGATGACGCGGACCGTTTGAGGATTCGGGAAGCCGTTCAGTCCGCGCCGGAAAAACGGATTCTGATTACCCATGGTACTGATACCATGGCCAAGACGGCTGAGGCCATCGCCGAGACTGGAGATCGTACGGTGGTGCTCACTGGTTCCCTGAGTCCGGCCCGTTTCCGCTCCAGTGATGCGATTTTCAATATTGGTGCCGCCTTTGCCGCGACCCAGTGCCTGCCGGCTGGAACCTGGTTGTTCATGAATGGACAGGTTTTCAAGGCCGGGGATGTGAAGAAGAACCTGGACAGCAATTGCTTTGAAGCCTTGTGA
- a CDS encoding patatin-like phospholipase family protein translates to MKAPYLPRLLNRLASTPGLGCWLIPFCGLLLLFPAIALGDPALEGDRDSSSASAERPRIGLVLSGGGARGGAHLGVLRVLEELEVPVDVVVGTSGGAIVGGLYASGWSPDEIETWLREMDWDTALSDRLPRRSLAYRAKEDDERFLFDLEVSWADGVLHLPQGLIEGRNLAFLLEQASLRTADVRDFNDLPIPFRAVATDLESGSKKVLDSGRLSKAIRASMSVPGVFAPVLVDDHLLVDGGLVENLPVETALDEGADIIIAVNVGSPLQERSELNDIFALSVQVTTLVLHNNLQRALGLLAESDILIEPELDGLNAQDFHRAADAAAAGERAAWDKHLALRGLGIATSDHQRFLEDQRLDPDDFGEVYAIEFRGLRRLSVRRLEALMETREGEPLALNVLQGDISRLQQLGEIESVDFRVDSRDNDSKLILDVVERDQGPHHLRLGLEMFDDFDGGAHYNLRIGHTRPSINRLGAEWRNEVQLGQMRAIRTEFFQPLSPAGRFFLSGLLSHEASVISAFDDGDRLADISTRNSRAGMDAGLRFGAHGEARLGAWRVRQTNEARIGQAGMDGEALYLSGNRLLLRYDRLDHAEWPSEGQFFEGHLEQAAESMGSDREFRRESAQLAHFWKREQHRFMLAGEWGQGDRPLGFQQQFPLGGPTSLSGYRSGELRADRVAGLRAVWFRQMGAPELGSGAGAFYAGAGIAAGAGWDHGQGTPSDEIAYGGKLFMGAATPLGPILFGAAQSDKGKREFFLTLGLPIHRPRPQSWPW, encoded by the coding sequence ATGAAAGCCCCCTATCTGCCCCGCCTTCTGAATAGGCTTGCTTCTACCCCTGGCTTGGGATGCTGGCTGATTCCTTTTTGCGGCTTGTTGCTGCTGTTCCCGGCAATAGCCCTGGGGGATCCGGCCCTGGAGGGTGATCGGGATTCCAGCTCTGCATCGGCCGAACGACCGCGGATTGGATTGGTTCTTAGCGGCGGTGGCGCCCGGGGCGGTGCCCATTTGGGGGTATTGCGGGTACTGGAGGAGCTGGAAGTGCCGGTGGACGTGGTGGTGGGCACCAGTGGTGGGGCCATTGTTGGGGGCTTGTATGCCAGCGGTTGGTCTCCGGATGAAATCGAGACGTGGCTTCGGGAAATGGATTGGGACACGGCCCTGTCCGATCGATTGCCTCGACGATCACTCGCCTACCGGGCCAAGGAGGATGATGAGCGTTTCCTCTTTGATTTGGAGGTGAGCTGGGCCGATGGTGTATTACACCTGCCTCAGGGCCTGATTGAGGGCCGGAACCTGGCCTTTCTTCTGGAACAGGCCTCCCTGAGAACAGCGGATGTCCGGGATTTCAACGACTTGCCCATTCCCTTCCGGGCCGTGGCAACGGATCTGGAGTCCGGCAGCAAGAAGGTGCTGGACTCGGGGCGTCTCTCCAAAGCCATTCGGGCCAGCATGTCCGTCCCGGGCGTATTTGCGCCAGTTCTGGTGGATGACCATCTTTTGGTGGACGGGGGACTGGTGGAGAACCTCCCGGTTGAAACGGCCCTGGATGAAGGAGCGGATATCATCATCGCGGTGAATGTGGGTTCCCCTCTGCAGGAGCGAAGCGAGCTGAACGATATCTTTGCTCTCTCGGTTCAGGTGACGACCCTGGTTTTACACAACAATCTGCAACGGGCACTGGGTTTGCTGGCGGAATCCGATATTCTCATCGAACCGGAGCTGGATGGCCTGAACGCCCAGGATTTCCATCGGGCGGCCGACGCCGCAGCCGCCGGGGAGAGGGCGGCCTGGGACAAGCATCTGGCTTTGCGGGGGCTGGGCATTGCTACCTCGGACCATCAGCGCTTTCTGGAGGACCAGCGTCTGGATCCGGATGATTTCGGTGAGGTTTATGCCATTGAGTTTCGCGGATTGCGGCGGCTGTCGGTACGGCGCTTGGAGGCCCTGATGGAAACCCGGGAAGGCGAGCCGCTGGCCCTGAATGTCTTGCAGGGGGATATTAGCCGCTTGCAGCAGCTGGGGGAAATCGAGAGTGTCGATTTCCGAGTGGATAGTCGGGACAATGACTCGAAACTGATCCTGGACGTGGTGGAACGGGATCAGGGCCCCCACCATCTTCGTCTGGGTCTGGAAATGTTTGATGATTTTGATGGTGGGGCCCATTACAACCTGCGTATTGGGCATACCCGGCCGAGTATCAATCGCCTAGGTGCCGAATGGCGAAATGAAGTCCAATTGGGACAAATGCGCGCGATTCGGACAGAGTTCTTTCAACCATTGTCGCCAGCCGGGCGTTTTTTTCTCTCCGGCCTGCTTTCCCACGAAGCATCCGTTATCTCCGCCTTCGATGATGGTGATCGGCTGGCTGATATCAGTACGCGAAATTCCCGGGCGGGGATGGATGCTGGGCTTCGTTTCGGGGCTCACGGGGAGGCCCGACTGGGGGCATGGCGAGTGCGCCAGACCAACGAGGCCCGAATCGGCCAGGCTGGCATGGACGGGGAAGCTCTCTATTTGAGCGGTAATCGCCTGTTGCTGCGTTATGACAGGCTGGATCATGCGGAATGGCCGAGTGAGGGGCAGTTCTTTGAAGGCCACCTGGAACAGGCCGCCGAGTCCATGGGCAGTGATCGGGAATTCCGGCGGGAATCGGCACAGCTGGCCCATTTCTGGAAGCGTGAGCAACATCGTTTCATGCTGGCCGGGGAATGGGGGCAGGGTGATCGCCCCCTTGGGTTTCAGCAGCAATTCCCCCTGGGTGGGCCCACCTCGCTGAGTGGTTATCGAAGTGGTGAGTTGCGGGCAGACCGGGTGGCCGGTTTGCGTGCGGTGTGGTTTCGTCAAATGGGAGCCCCGGAACTGGGTTCCGGGGCAGGGGCATTCTATGCCGGCGCCGGCATAGCCGCCGGGGCGGGCTGGGACCACGGCCAGGGCACCCCCAGTGATGAGATCGCTTATGGCGGCAAGCTGTTTATGGGGGCAGCCACCCCACTGGGACCAATTCTCTTTGGCGCCGCCCAGTCAGACAAGGGGAAACGAGAGTTCTTTTTGACCCTGGGCTTGCCCATTCACCGGCCCCGGCCGCAGTCCTGGCCATGGTAG